Proteins from a genomic interval of Colletotrichum higginsianum IMI 349063 chromosome 6, whole genome shotgun sequence:
- a CDS encoding F-box domain-containing protein: MLDGILLGYIIRLILMRPFSSIRLALDGLKAAVSFTRMQRLPIEIMTYIANSLDLHDTFNLSLTNAPYSADVQDARSSKQYARCLRRLVKIQNAVATAAPYSAAIAAHADDFIYCDGMLCYTQGYESLRLLHLHGSADSEIVIDIRTLLLSIPGLGIGNSKFKFRPVHFACGIVSCLYNPPKTGGRSRLVIIDVRQRKLLTAHVLESTSKLFARNNKECLYYGTHSMIGDDGFKRWVLRRFDICKEQWAAGRLDLEDLVGSDVGSTVCFEVIDNNFYGISSLNTFDVYEADWTSHYCGFRLPVGSLEAKDMQLTSENAMWRRQHEEGPIDDRWSTLQLEKDQVTGNIMVSECRREWLVDECSSTRTSYRTELIFSNRRNRANDSDSDSDPESDAESNEVPPTHSCSTGTVVQANKQRESSTFHRGDDGSTTPAITLSQCFIRSYNHSCETFIDLVNDPVASDSMMRRPQLRSISRFSHARNNHGLQWSPADGAGRGDLQPCTLNKISWWPPKTDTRQKNVCLSELDSILNPKGHNAYSPISGVMDDRSIVYAVGPRAPHSTRPLVFISFDPAIRLPNLNNWPGGPTTPPRTQSKAQGDDVTSPCHYPTPQSLPVSGPASRNSSFSEGSYPGPRRPSPDIQSELCKAGASTWIRRAPAAYLQRACTPGKPFGYDFAYSGHNSASSRS, encoded by the exons ATGCTCGATGGCATTCTGTTGGGTTACATCATCCGCCTGATCCTGATGCGGCCCTTTTCCAGTATCCGTCTCGCCTT AGACGGTCTCAAGGCGGCCGTCAGCTTCACCAGGATGCAACGGTTGCCTATCGAGATCATGACATACATAGCAAACTCCCTGGACTTACACGATACGTTCAATCTCAGCCTG ACCAATGCCCCGTACTCAGCCGACGTCCAAGATGCACGCTCCTCCAAGCAATACGCCCGTTGCTTGCGGCGACTGGTCAAGATCCAGAATGCTGTCGCTACCGCCGCGCCGTACTCCGCCGCAATTGCTGCTCATGCGGATGACTTCATATACTGTGATGGAATGCTTTGCTACACCCAAGGCTATGAGTCGCTCCGCCTTCTCCATCTACATGGATCTGCGGACTCGGAGATCGTTATCGACATCCGTACGCTACTGTTGTCTATCCCAGGACTGGGCATTGGGAATAGCAAGTTCAAGTTCCGGCCAGTACACTTCGCCTGCGGGATTGTAAGCTGTCTTTACAATCCACCAAAGACAGGAGGTCGAAGCCGACTTGTCATTATAGATGTGCGGCAAAGGAAGCTTCTAACAGCCCATGTTCTCGAATCAACATCCAAGCTGTTTGCACGCAACAACAAGGAATGTCTCTACTATGGCACCCACTCAATGATTGGAGATGACGGCTTCAAAAGATGGGTTCTGAGGCGATTCGACATCTGCAAGGAACAATGGGCTGCAGGCCGTTTGGACCTCGAGGACCTAGTCGGATCAGACGTCGGCTCTACTGTTTGCTTTGAAGTCATCGACAATAACTTTTATGGAATCTCAAGCCTGAACACTTTTGATGTCTACGAAGCTGATTGGACCTCACACTATTGCGGCTTTCGTTTACCGGTGGGAAGTTTAGAGGCCAAGGACATGCAGCTAACATCGGAAAATGCCATGTGGCGCCGGCAACACGAAGAGGGACCCATTGATGATAGATGGAGCACTTTGCAACTTGAAAAGGACCAGGTTACTGGGAATATCATGGTTTCGGAATGTCGAAGAGAATGGCTTGTCGACGAGTGTTCAAGCACGAGAACATCGTATCGGACAGAGCTTATCTTTTCTAATCGACGCAACCGTGCAAACGACTCAGACTCCGATTCCGACCCCGAAAGCGATGCCGAAAGCAACGAAGTTCCACCCACTCATTCATGCTCAACTGGTACAGTAGTCCAAGCCAACAAACAGCGCGAGTCTTCAACGTTTCACAGAGGCGATGACGGCTCAACGACCCCAGCAATAACTCTTAGCCAATGTTTCATACGTTCTTATAACCATTCCTGCGAAACGTTTATCGACCTGGTCAACGACCCTGTTGCTTCCGATTCTATGATGCGAAGGCCGCAGCTACGTTCAATATCCCGTTTTAGCCACGCCAGAAACAACCACGGTCTTCAATGGTCACCTGCAGACGGCGCGGGGCGAGGGGATCTCCAACCCTGTACGCTAAATAAGATCTCGTGGTGGCCACCAAAAACCGATACAAGGCAGAAAAACGTGTGCCTCTCAGAGTTGGATAGCATTCTCAACCCCAAAGGCCACAATGCGTACAGTCCTATCTCAGGGGTCATGGACGACCGCTCGATAGTCTATGCCGTCGGACCACGGGCACCCCATAGTACGCGGCCGCTGGTGTTCATCTCATTCGATCCCGCTATTAGGCTTCCAAACCTCAACAACTGGCCCGGTGGCCCAACGACACCACCACGAACTCAGTCCAAGGCACAGGGGGACGACGTGACAAGCCCCTGTCACTATCCCACACCGCAGTCGCTGCCGGTCTCGGGGCCTGCCTCAAGGAACTCCTCTTTCAGTGAGGGGTCATACCCTGGCCCAAGACGACCATCACCCGACATACAGTCAGAATTATGCAAGGCCGGAGCCTCAACTTGGATAAGGAGAGCTCCAGCCGCGTACTTGCAGAGAGCTTGCACTCCTGGGAAGCCATTCGGCTATGACTTCGCTTACAGCGGGCACAATTCGGCATCGTCTCGAAGTTAG
- a CDS encoding BAR domain-containing protein, whose amino-acid sequence MSFRGFQKSVIRAPQQFKSRFNIGEHTKDAVYIDSERRFQELETETKRLHDESKKYFEAINGMLSHQIEFSKAMTEIYKPISGRMSDPDSLEVRGNPEGIRACEEYEAVVKDLQETLAPELEMIESRVIRPANELLDVVKVIRKTAAKREHKKLDYDRHRQTLKKLQDKKERSAKDEKALWKAENDVEQATQEFNYFNDLLKEELPRLFALEQQFIQPLFQSFYYMQLNIFYTLHEKMQHCDIGYFDLTLDVLEAFHKKRGDIQEQAESLSIVKFKTTGQRRPPKYGRPAIESKPQHLLTAGPSSSSTSVATTSAPPSKFGGYTRQGETSDVNPPPPYSPPATNGTSGGGLAAIAAAKSKPPPPKPKPSRLSGVPAAETVTALYDYAAQAEGDLSFRAGDVIEIVSRTKNENEWWTGRLNGKSGQFPGNYVKLN is encoded by the exons ATGAGCTTCCGGGGCTTCCAGAAAAGCGTCATTCGG GCGCCCCAGCAATTCAAGTCCCGCTTCAACATAGGCGAGCACACAAAGGATGCTGTCTACATCGATTCCGAGCGCAGGTTCCAGGAGCTCGAGACCGAGACCAAGCGATTACACGATGAGTCCAAGAAGTATTTCGAAGCCATCAACGGCATGCTCAGCCACCAAATCGAGTTCAGCAAGGCCATGACCGAGATTTACAAGCCCATTTCCGGTCGCATGTCGGATCCCGACAGCCTGGAGGTCCGCGGCAATCCCGAGGGTATCCGTGCCTGCGAAGAGTATGAGGCCGTCGTCAAAGACCTGCAAGAGACTCTTGCGCCGGAGCTGGAGATGATCGAAAGTAGGGTTATTCGCCCGGCTAACGAACTGCTtgacgtcgtcaaggtcatTCGTAAGACGGCAGCCAAGCGCGAACACAAGAAGCTCGACTACGACCGACACCGGCAAACCCTCAAGAAGCTGCAGGACAAGAAGGAACGGAGCGCCAAGGACGAAAAGGCTTTGTGGAAAGCTGAGAATGACGTCGAGCAAGCGACGCAAGAGTTCAACTACTTCAATGATCTcctcaaggaggagctgcCGCGCCTTTTCGCCCTCGAACAGCAGTTCATCCAGCCCCTCTTCCAGTCTTTCTACTACATGCAGCTTAACATCTTTTACACGCTACACGAGAAGATGCAGCATTGCGATATTGGCTACTTCGATCTGACCCTTGACGTGCTGGAGGCGTTCCACAAGAAACGGGGCGATATCCaggagcaggccgagagCCTGTCCATTGTGAAGTTCAAGACGACTGGCCAAAGGCGCCCACCAAAATATGGCCGTCCCGCGATCGAAAGCAAGCCGCAGCACCTGCTTACCGCCGGaccttcctcctcatcaacCTCCGTAGCAACAACCTCTGCGCCACCCTCCAAGTTTGGTGGTTACACTCGGCAAGGCGAAACCTCCGACGTTAACCCTCCGCCTCCATACTCTCCGCCGGCAACAAACGGGACTTCGGGCGGTGGactcgccgccatcgctgCAGCAAAGTCGAAGCCCCCTCCacccaagcccaagcccagCCGTCTCAGCGGCGTACCTGCTGCAGAAACCGTCACTGCCTTGTACGATTATGCCGCACAAGCAGAGGGCGACTTGAGCTTCAGGGCCGGAGATGTCATCGAGATCGTCAGTCGCACAAAGAACGAAAACGAATGGTGGACAGGCAGGTTGAATGGAAAGTCTGGCCAGTTCCCAG GAAACTACGTCAAGCTGAATTGA